Proteins encoded together in one Hymenobacter monticola window:
- a CDS encoding DUF5686 and carboxypeptidase-like regulatory domain-containing protein, with amino-acid sequence MKFLAPLLLACLLVLPAAAQRIIISGQVVEATNGEPVPFASIFIPKTSAGVTADADGKFKLAVAGSPDSIAASAMGFATQRRKLTNAPTQTVLFRMKTGGVTLGEVFVSSRQPENPAFRILREVQKHKPENERNALQAAEFDSYNRIETSLIDLPKALSNRKVVKDIRALAVRRGAIAAADPDAPLPVFASEVGSRVYQKYTPLRRREDLQHKQMRGAGPREGSVLSQMLGSNFQNFDFYPNWQNVLGKDFISPIAEGGRITYEYELQDSVFVGKDWCYKIAVTPKRSHDLAFKGTIWITQQGYALRRIDVVASPEANINFVSDLRIYQDLTSPEDGPGIAARTKLLISVRPYEKQAAMLVRFTTVNSNITRNKVHTEAGFYDQPIVSSLMETDDKASGLLGGLSPNGPGYFDQHRPDTLSLSEQQTFAVLDSAKQLPSVRNVLDWVELLVNGYKRVGKLDLGPISTLYARNDFEGNRFRIGFRTTPEISRNWLTQAYLAYGTMDGRFKYGARVSYIAERRHWTVFSGEFKHDVEQAALLDNDFLDNNNLFVAASRWGRFKQGRPVLRDLTSFSVQRDLFHGFTQTMTLRYQYVNPLFEIHSRPPGPGNPMPTDEPGSNILHLSELVSESRFAPDENLVQSENRRRAVGLKRWPVFGLRYTLGAIDWTRGNFMYHKFNLSVQHSVSLGQLGRLTYRAEGNYIPTALPYFILKTPLGNQTPFYNANAFNLMNYFEFVTDRSASLRLDHHFEGLFINSIPGLRALNWRFVATGNVLYGKLSDRSRRINRDSPDLPGQISTPYVEVGYGVENIFKFIRVDFIHRLTYRDVPGTHNFGIKVGAQFRL; translated from the coding sequence ATGAAATTTCTTGCTCCGCTGCTCCTGGCCTGCCTCTTGGTATTGCCAGCCGCAGCCCAGCGCATCATCATAAGCGGCCAGGTAGTGGAGGCCACGAACGGCGAGCCGGTGCCGTTTGCTTCCATCTTCATTCCCAAAACCAGCGCCGGCGTCACGGCCGATGCCGACGGCAAGTTCAAGCTGGCCGTGGCCGGCTCGCCCGATTCCATTGCGGCCTCGGCCATGGGCTTTGCCACCCAGCGACGCAAGCTCACCAACGCGCCCACCCAAACGGTATTGTTCCGGATGAAAACCGGCGGGGTGACCTTGGGTGAAGTCTTCGTCTCATCGCGCCAGCCCGAAAACCCAGCCTTCCGTATCCTGCGTGAAGTGCAGAAGCACAAGCCTGAGAACGAGCGCAACGCCCTGCAGGCGGCCGAATTCGATTCTTACAACCGCATCGAAACCAGCCTCATCGACCTGCCCAAGGCCCTCTCCAACCGCAAGGTGGTGAAGGACATCCGGGCGCTGGCCGTGCGGCGGGGTGCCATCGCCGCCGCCGACCCCGACGCGCCGCTGCCCGTGTTTGCCTCGGAAGTGGGCTCGCGCGTGTACCAGAAATACACGCCCCTGCGCCGCCGCGAAGACCTGCAGCACAAGCAGATGCGCGGCGCCGGCCCACGTGAGGGCTCGGTGCTGAGCCAGATGCTGGGCTCGAACTTCCAGAACTTCGACTTCTACCCCAACTGGCAAAACGTGCTGGGCAAGGACTTCATCTCGCCCATTGCCGAGGGCGGCCGCATCACCTACGAGTATGAGCTGCAGGACTCGGTGTTTGTGGGCAAGGACTGGTGCTACAAGATTGCCGTGACGCCCAAGCGCAGCCACGACCTGGCTTTCAAGGGCACCATCTGGATTACGCAGCAGGGCTACGCGCTGCGCCGCATCGACGTGGTGGCCAGCCCCGAGGCGAACATCAACTTCGTGAGCGACCTGCGCATTTACCAGGACCTGACTTCGCCGGAGGATGGCCCCGGCATCGCAGCCCGCACCAAGCTGCTCATCAGCGTGCGGCCCTACGAGAAGCAGGCGGCCATGCTGGTGCGCTTCACCACGGTGAACAGCAACATTACGCGCAACAAGGTGCACACCGAGGCCGGTTTCTACGACCAGCCCATCGTGTCGTCGCTGATGGAAACCGACGATAAGGCCAGCGGCCTGCTGGGCGGTTTGTCGCCGAACGGGCCGGGCTACTTCGACCAGCACCGGCCCGACACCCTGAGCCTCTCAGAGCAGCAGACCTTTGCGGTGCTCGACTCGGCCAAGCAGCTGCCCTCGGTGCGCAACGTGCTCGACTGGGTGGAGCTACTGGTGAACGGCTACAAGCGCGTGGGCAAGCTCGACCTGGGCCCCATCTCGACGCTGTATGCCCGCAACGACTTCGAGGGCAACCGCTTCCGCATCGGTTTCCGCACCACGCCCGAAATCAGCCGCAACTGGCTCACGCAGGCCTACCTGGCCTACGGCACCATGGATGGCCGCTTCAAGTACGGGGCGCGGGTGAGCTACATCGCCGAGCGCCGGCATTGGACGGTGTTTTCCGGCGAGTTCAAGCACGACGTGGAGCAAGCAGCCTTGCTCGACAACGACTTCCTCGACAATAACAACCTGTTTGTGGCGGCGTCGCGCTGGGGCCGCTTCAAGCAGGGCCGGCCGGTGCTGCGCGACCTCACCTCGTTCAGCGTGCAGCGCGACCTGTTTCACGGCTTTACGCAGACCATGACGCTGCGCTACCAGTACGTGAACCCGCTGTTTGAAATTCACTCGCGTCCCCCCGGCCCCGGCAACCCCATGCCCACCGACGAGCCCGGCTCCAACATTCTGCACCTGAGCGAGCTGGTGTCGGAATCGCGCTTCGCGCCCGACGAAAACCTGGTGCAGAGCGAAAACCGTCGCCGCGCCGTGGGCCTGAAGCGCTGGCCGGTGTTTGGCTTGCGCTACACGCTGGGCGCCATCGACTGGACGCGCGGCAACTTCATGTACCACAAGTTCAACCTGTCGGTGCAGCACAGCGTGTCGTTGGGCCAGCTGGGCCGCCTCACCTACCGGGCCGAGGGCAACTACATTCCCACGGCCCTGCCCTACTTCATCCTGAAAACGCCACTGGGCAACCAGACGCCCTTCTACAACGCCAACGCCTTCAACCTGATGAATTACTTCGAGTTTGTGACGGACCGTTCGGCTTCGCTGCGCCTCGACCACCACTTCGAAGGCTTGTTCATCAACTCCATTCCCGGCCTGCGCGCGCTCAACTGGCGCTTCGTGGCCACCGGCAACGTGCTCTACGGCAAGCTCTCGGACCGCAGCCGCCGCATCAACCGCGACTCGCCCGACCTGCCCGGTCAGATTTCGACGCCCTACGTGGAAGTGGGCTACGGCGTGGAAAACATCTTTAAATTCATCCGCGTCGACTTCATTCACCGTCTCACTTACCGCGACGTGCCCGGTACGCACAACTTTGGCATTAAAGTAGGCGCGCAGTTCCGTCTGTAA
- a CDS encoding family 1 glycosylhydrolase, which yields MKTFLTHIKEKFGDGGYAGDEFGGARGHDGRGLPTGQPNNFMFATGIECSNPTIDHGRTRRDLLQECGHYERWREDFALVKELGLKVLRYGLPYHKTHLGPGRYDWEFADQVMAELQRLEITPILDLLHFGVPDWLGNFQNPELPIHFADYAAAVAERYPWVRYYTPINEIYVTARMSGKDGLWNEQLKTDRGFVTAMKHLVAASIMATQQIAQRRPDCIIVQSESAEYVHELRANPSPEVTLENKLRFVSLDLLYAHHPDGDVLNYLLDNGMTRREYDWFMAGEPPGYQIMGNDYYGRNERIILPDGTECTSMDVLGWYNITLEYYRRYRKPVMHTETNVFDAHEAPTWLWKQWVNILRMRAEGVPVLGFTWYSLIDQVDWDIGLSRPVGKVNACGLYDLDRKPRPVAASYKMLLQEYGQITIVPHGELFEVTKGPATLKVEV from the coding sequence ATGAAAACCTTCCTCACCCACATCAAGGAGAAGTTCGGCGACGGCGGCTACGCGGGCGACGAGTTCGGCGGCGCCCGTGGGCACGACGGGCGCGGGCTGCCCACGGGCCAGCCCAACAACTTCATGTTTGCCACCGGCATCGAGTGCTCGAACCCAACCATCGACCACGGCCGCACCCGGCGCGACCTGCTGCAGGAGTGCGGGCACTACGAGCGCTGGCGCGAAGACTTTGCCCTGGTGAAGGAGTTGGGCCTGAAGGTGCTGCGCTACGGCCTGCCCTACCATAAAACCCACCTCGGCCCCGGCCGCTACGACTGGGAGTTTGCCGACCAGGTGATGGCCGAGCTGCAGCGCCTCGAAATCACACCCATTCTGGACTTGCTGCACTTTGGCGTGCCCGACTGGCTGGGCAATTTCCAGAACCCCGAGCTGCCCATTCACTTTGCCGACTACGCCGCCGCCGTGGCCGAGCGCTACCCCTGGGTGCGCTATTACACGCCCATCAACGAAATCTACGTGACGGCCCGCATGAGCGGCAAAGACGGCCTCTGGAACGAGCAGCTGAAAACCGACCGCGGCTTCGTGACGGCCATGAAGCACCTGGTGGCGGCCAGCATCATGGCCACCCAGCAGATTGCCCAGCGCCGGCCCGACTGCATCATCGTGCAAAGCGAGTCGGCGGAATACGTGCATGAGCTGCGCGCCAATCCCTCGCCGGAAGTGACGCTGGAAAACAAGCTGCGCTTCGTTTCGCTCGATTTGCTGTACGCCCACCACCCCGACGGCGACGTGCTGAACTACTTGCTCGACAACGGCATGACGCGGCGCGAGTACGACTGGTTTATGGCCGGCGAGCCGCCTGGCTACCAGATTATGGGCAACGACTACTACGGCCGCAACGAACGCATCATCCTGCCCGACGGCACCGAGTGCACCAGCATGGACGTGCTGGGCTGGTACAACATCACGCTCGAATACTACCGGCGCTACCGCAAGCCCGTGATGCACACCGAAACAAACGTGTTCGACGCCCACGAGGCACCCACCTGGCTCTGGAAGCAGTGGGTGAACATCCTGCGGATGCGCGCCGAGGGCGTGCCCGTGCTGGGCTTCACCTGGTACTCGCTCATCGACCAGGTGGACTGGGACATCGGCCTGAGCCGCCCGGTGGGCAAGGTGAATGCCTGCGGCCTCTACGACCTCGACCGCAAGCCGCGCCCCGTGGCTGCCAGCTACAAAATGCTGCTGCAGGAATACGGCCAGATTACCATTGTGCCCCACGGCGAGCTGTTTGAGGTGACCAAAGGCCCGGCCACCCTGAAAGTGGAAGTGTAA
- a CDS encoding 7TM diverse intracellular signaling domain-containing protein yields MLLLSFVGTSGVAWAAPEDTLVVNPAQQAVYLDENYYSMLEDPSGQLTVADVQSPAWSRRFVMMRGSGHPANINRTHSAYWLRLTVRHAPTETAAWYLELYDSHIGQAVFFRPRPGAAAGYDSVTTGANLPFATRPHPYKNFLFDIPPRPGQTATYYLRLHSDTRTSFRAMLHSSAGLIPELSVQYWLLGVFYGILVIMLLYNLILFFFLKEQTYLSYVLYVLSGTLLFLTEDGLGFQYLWSDWPSFNHFIGAMAPVLLLITFAVYASGFLDMASRLPALHRLGRWVVGLSTGLLVLDAAVVHSGFSFWLYLLPYGLLYYSAFCAYRNGLRPARYLLLAQALVASSLTFLIMRKLGIDFYNNAYTVYSLYAAFVAEVVILSYALGEKLKGLMDTTLLTQHRLLKQLRKKHQAQDRLVEQMRENQQLKDQLNSELEALVTQRTAELRRQNDTVAAQNRELLEANGLLALQSAAIEKLNNDLSRDLHAEKAARIEAREVDFGEFSQIYPDKDACLRYLADLKWANNAYRCRKCGHEKSCEAREPHARRCTRCRYVESATAGTLLQKCKFSIVKALYAVFLLHAHRGVYSSSELARVLELRQATSWAFAQKVLAALQRRRQAPDYADGEPWTHVLLDAAFEPELAEAEAAETSE; encoded by the coding sequence TTGCTGCTGCTGAGCTTTGTGGGGACCAGCGGCGTGGCCTGGGCAGCGCCCGAAGACACGCTGGTGGTGAACCCAGCCCAGCAGGCCGTTTACCTCGACGAGAATTATTACAGCATGCTGGAAGACCCTTCCGGCCAGCTTACCGTGGCCGATGTGCAGTCGCCGGCCTGGAGCCGCCGCTTCGTGATGATGCGCGGCTCGGGCCACCCGGCCAACATCAACCGCACGCACAGCGCCTACTGGCTGCGCCTCACCGTGCGCCACGCCCCCACCGAAACAGCGGCCTGGTACCTGGAGCTCTACGACTCGCACATTGGGCAGGCCGTGTTTTTCCGGCCCCGGCCCGGCGCGGCGGCCGGCTACGACAGCGTGACGACGGGCGCCAACCTGCCCTTTGCCACCCGGCCCCATCCTTATAAGAATTTCCTGTTCGACATTCCGCCCCGGCCCGGCCAAACCGCCACCTACTACCTGCGCCTGCACTCCGACACGCGCACCAGCTTCCGGGCCATGCTGCACAGCAGCGCGGGGCTGATACCGGAACTGTCGGTGCAGTACTGGCTGCTGGGCGTGTTCTACGGCATCCTGGTTATCATGCTGCTGTACAACCTGATACTGTTCTTTTTCCTGAAGGAGCAGACGTACTTGTCCTACGTACTGTACGTGCTTAGCGGCACGCTATTGTTTCTGACGGAAGACGGGCTGGGGTTTCAGTACCTGTGGTCCGACTGGCCTAGCTTCAACCACTTCATTGGCGCAATGGCGCCGGTGCTACTGCTCATCACGTTTGCCGTGTACGCGAGCGGCTTTCTGGACATGGCCTCGCGCCTGCCGGCCCTGCACCGTCTGGGCCGCTGGGTGGTGGGGCTGAGCACGGGCCTGCTGGTGCTCGATGCGGCGGTGGTGCATTCGGGCTTTAGCTTCTGGCTGTATTTGCTGCCGTATGGCTTGCTGTACTACTCGGCCTTCTGCGCCTACCGCAATGGGCTGCGGCCAGCGCGCTACCTGCTGCTGGCCCAGGCGCTGGTGGCCAGCAGCCTCACCTTCCTCATCATGCGCAAGCTGGGCATCGACTTTTATAACAATGCCTACACCGTTTACAGTCTCTACGCGGCCTTCGTGGCCGAAGTAGTGATTCTGAGCTACGCGCTGGGCGAAAAGCTCAAGGGCCTGATGGACACCACCCTGCTCACCCAGCACCGCCTGCTGAAGCAGCTGCGCAAGAAGCACCAGGCCCAGGACCGCCTGGTGGAGCAGATGCGCGAAAACCAGCAACTGAAAGACCAGCTGAACTCCGAGCTGGAAGCCCTGGTGACCCAACGCACCGCCGAGCTGCGCCGCCAAAACGACACCGTGGCGGCCCAGAACCGCGAACTGCTGGAAGCCAATGGCCTGCTGGCCCTGCAGTCGGCCGCCATTGAGAAGCTGAACAACGACCTGAGCCGTGACCTGCACGCCGAGAAAGCGGCCCGTATAGAAGCCCGCGAGGTAGACTTTGGCGAGTTCAGCCAGATTTACCCCGACAAAGACGCCTGCCTGCGTTACCTGGCCGATTTGAAGTGGGCCAACAACGCCTACCGCTGCCGCAAGTGCGGCCACGAGAAAAGCTGCGAGGCCCGCGAGCCTCACGCGCGCCGTTGCACCCGCTGCCGCTACGTAGAGTCGGCCACGGCGGGCACCCTGCTGCAGAAGTGTAAGTTTTCCATCGTGAAGGCGCTGTACGCGGTGTTTCTGCTGCATGCGCACCGGGGCGTGTACTCGTCGTCGGAGCTGGCGCGGGTGCTGGAGCTGCGACAGGCCACTAGTTGGGCCTTCGCCCAAAAGGTATTGGCCGCCCTGCAGCGCCGCCGGCAAGCTCCCGACTACGCTGACGGCGAACCGTGGACGCATGTGCTGCTCGACGCGGCTTTCGAGCCCGAACTAGCCGAAGCCGAGGCGGCGGAAACCAGCGAGTGA
- a CDS encoding GMC family oxidoreductase: protein MPDEEVLEEGVLNPVKPEVQDPLLRALLADEPEAKPAMADIPLEQPQAVEPEADEVDCVVIGLGAGGAPLLARLAMAGLKVVALEAGPWHNPEKDFATDERAQDFLFWNDERLAAGHDPLAMGKNNSGTGVGGSTLHYTAYTPRPLPDDLTLQRDFGKGEDWPVSYQELEPYYEELEQFLGISGPTPYPWGPARRKGYPLAPLPLNSAAQLMVRGAEKVGIRTSPAANAALSARYYQEGIGWREACTNRGFCQAGCSNGAKASMDVTFIPLAVKHGAYIRPNSFVTEIERDARGYITGVVYTQNGEQQRQRCRHLFLCAGSVETPRLLLLNELALTSGQVGKNLMAHPGLQVFGTFAEEVRPNKGIPGGLISQDTHRPQDADFAGGYLLQSIGVMPVTFAGQVARGRKLWGQPLRDYMRQFNHIAGINILGDCLPHADNFLELAEEKDARGLPKPRLHFTAQDNEQRMNAHAEKMMRRIWEAAGATDIWAFQRYAHVIGTARMGRSGDDAVVDANGRAFDVPNLYISDNSVFPSALSVNPALTIMALSLRTADKFLEQQQRRDA from the coding sequence ATGCCCGACGAAGAAGTTCTCGAAGAAGGCGTCCTCAACCCCGTGAAGCCCGAAGTGCAGGACCCGCTGCTGCGCGCGCTGCTGGCCGATGAGCCCGAAGCCAAGCCGGCAATGGCAGATATTCCTTTGGAACAGCCCCAGGCCGTGGAGCCCGAAGCCGACGAGGTGGACTGCGTGGTGATAGGGCTGGGCGCGGGCGGCGCGCCGTTGCTGGCCCGCCTGGCCATGGCCGGCCTGAAAGTGGTGGCGCTGGAAGCCGGCCCCTGGCACAACCCCGAGAAGGATTTCGCAACCGATGAAAGGGCGCAGGACTTCCTGTTTTGGAACGACGAGCGCCTGGCCGCCGGCCACGACCCGCTGGCCATGGGCAAAAACAACTCCGGCACCGGCGTGGGCGGCTCCACGTTGCACTACACCGCCTACACCCCCCGCCCCCTGCCCGATGACCTGACTCTGCAGCGCGACTTTGGCAAGGGCGAGGACTGGCCGGTGAGCTACCAGGAGCTGGAGCCGTATTATGAGGAGTTGGAGCAGTTTCTGGGCATTTCCGGTCCTACGCCCTACCCCTGGGGGCCAGCCCGCCGCAAGGGCTACCCGCTGGCGCCGCTGCCGCTGAACAGTGCCGCCCAACTCATGGTGCGCGGCGCCGAGAAGGTGGGCATTCGGACCTCGCCGGCGGCCAACGCGGCACTGTCAGCGCGCTATTACCAGGAAGGCATCGGCTGGCGTGAGGCCTGCACCAACCGCGGATTTTGCCAGGCCGGCTGCTCCAACGGCGCCAAAGCCAGCATGGACGTGACCTTCATTCCGCTGGCCGTGAAGCACGGAGCCTACATCCGGCCCAACAGCTTTGTGACCGAGATTGAGCGCGACGCACGGGGCTACATCACCGGCGTGGTGTATACCCAGAACGGCGAGCAGCAGCGCCAGCGCTGCCGCCACCTGTTCCTCTGCGCCGGCTCGGTGGAAACCCCGCGTCTGCTGCTACTCAATGAGCTGGCTCTGACCAGCGGGCAGGTGGGCAAAAACCTGATGGCCCACCCCGGCCTGCAGGTGTTCGGCACCTTTGCCGAGGAAGTGCGGCCCAACAAAGGCATTCCCGGTGGCTTGATTTCGCAGGACACGCATCGGCCTCAGGACGCGGATTTTGCGGGCGGCTACCTGCTGCAAAGCATCGGCGTGATGCCCGTGACATTTGCCGGGCAGGTGGCGCGGGGCCGCAAGCTCTGGGGCCAACCGCTGCGCGACTACATGCGCCAGTTCAACCACATTGCCGGCATCAACATCCTTGGCGACTGCCTGCCCCACGCCGACAACTTCCTGGAGCTGGCCGAAGAAAAAGATGCCCGCGGCCTGCCCAAGCCGCGCCTGCACTTCACCGCGCAAGACAACGAGCAGCGCATGAATGCCCACGCCGAGAAGATGATGCGCCGCATCTGGGAAGCTGCCGGCGCCACCGACATCTGGGCCTTCCAACGCTATGCGCACGTCATCGGCACGGCCCGCATGGGCCGCAGCGGCGACGACGCCGTGGTGGACGCCAACGGCCGCGCCTTCGACGTGCCCAACCTCTACATTTCCGACAACTCCGTTTTCCCCAGCGCCCTGAGCGTGAACCCGGCCCTGACCATCATGGCCCTGAGCCTGCGCACGGCCGACAAGTTTCTGGAGCAGCAACAGCGGCGCGACGCGTGA